The Porites lutea chromosome 4, jaPorLute2.1, whole genome shotgun sequence genome contains a region encoding:
- the LOC140933574 gene encoding uncharacterized protein, which yields MTEMEKEVLLEGKTVVHRRKQSREREENTVSSDGLAKTNWFRMMLSIPPRKQFTILQTFTAWSAFIAYFSFGALNLVFPQIVNFALFNMKLSGRDYEYGRLVCALLTVIGFLYIVSARSSPLVTGNGTILGTVPERLFFVPAALVWFYCQSLIPITMLAAFAFLDPALAVATYIIWARSTPGASLKRCFDEIACLVHPFQKPSQKWSSTMTQGIGYFQLVVSLILLAKPEFARDALSLDAFKGYAQGLIAVYFMSTAVIGWLHVLGGGDGNESLPIGAVVYRLGWTMPIVSLMYCFDRIERGFALALVASDLMSVLFISIPLCIELCQN from the exons ATGACAGAAATGGAGAAAGAAGTCCTGCTCGAAGGAAAGACAGTTGTTCACAGAAGAAAACAAAGTCGAGAGCGAGAAGAGAATACG GTTAGTTCTGATGGCCTGGCAAAAACGAATTGGTTTCGTATGATGCTTTCAATTCCTCCAAGAAAACAATTCACCATTCTCCAGACATTTACAGCCTGGTCTGCCTTCATTGCTTACTTTTCCTTCGGCGCACTCAACTTGGTCTTCCCACAGATCGTCAACTTTGCTCTGTTCAACATGAAATTAAGCGGGCGTGACTATGAGTACGGGCGCTTGGTCTGTGCACTGCTAACTGTCATCGGCTTCTTGTACATCGTCTCAGCGAGGTCCTCCCCTTTGGTAACCGGCAACGGCACAATTTTAGGAACCGTACCAGAAAGGCTGTTTTTCGTCCCGGCCGCTTTAGTTTGGTTTTATTGTCAATCACTGATTCCAATTACCATGTTGGCAGCGTTCGCGTTTCTCGATCCCGCGTTGGCCGTAGCAACGTACATTATTTGGGCACGCAGCACCCCTGGGGCATCCCTGAAAAGGTGTTTTGACGAGATAGCTTGTTTGGTACATCCCTTTCAGAAGCCCTCGCAGAAATGGTCCTCAACTATGACGCAAGGAATTGGTTACTTCCAGCTAGTGGTCTCACTCATCCTGTTGGCGAAACCCGAATTTGCACGCGACGCTCTCAGTCTAGACGCATTTAAAGGCTATGCCCAAGGATTGATCGCCGTTTATTTTATGTCCACAGCTGTGATAGGCTGGCTTCATGTCCTGGGAGGCGGTGATGGTAACGAGTCCTTACCCATTGGGGCAGTGGTTTATCGTCTTGGTTGGACAATGCCTATAGTCTCATTAATGTACTGCTTTGACCGCATCGAACGAGGTTTTGCATTAGCACTGGTAGCGTCGGATTTGATGAGTGTTTTGTTTATTTCGATTCCACTTTGTATAGAACTatgtcaaaactaa